One genomic window of Thioclava sp. GXIMD4216 includes the following:
- a CDS encoding sugar transferase yields MKFSSTMPTYEGPAPYVGHRPGFYQRRGKRILDIFLALLLLPVLLPVIAVLWLMVRRDGGPGLFVQPRIGKNGKTFQCYKLRTMLVDAEAKLQKMCAEDPKLAEEWHVHQKLSIDPRITSIGRFLRATSLDELPQIFNVFKGDMSFVGPRPFLIDQESLYRNAGGAAYFDMRPGITGLWQVEGRNSTTFVARVTYDDDYFDRLSLKSDLGLIVKTTSIVVKRTGR; encoded by the coding sequence ATGAAATTTTCTTCGACCATGCCGACCTATGAAGGACCGGCCCCTTATGTGGGACACCGACCGGGATTTTATCAACGTCGGGGCAAACGCATTCTGGATATTTTTCTGGCCCTGCTGCTTCTGCCGGTATTGCTGCCGGTCATCGCCGTTCTATGGCTGATGGTACGTCGCGACGGAGGCCCGGGGCTTTTCGTGCAACCCCGCATCGGGAAAAATGGCAAAACCTTCCAATGTTACAAGCTGCGCACCATGCTTGTTGACGCCGAAGCCAAACTGCAAAAAATGTGCGCCGAAGACCCCAAGCTGGCAGAAGAATGGCATGTCCATCAAAAGCTTAGCATTGACCCCCGTATCACCTCCATCGGTCGTTTCCTGCGCGCCACCTCGCTGGACGAGCTGCCCCAGATTTTCAACGTGTTCAAAGGCGATATGAGCTTTGTGGGCCCTCGCCCCTTCCTGATCGATCAAGAATCCCTCTATCGCAACGCAGGCGGCGCCGCCTATTTTGACATGCGCCCCGGCATTACCGGCCTGTGGCAGGTCGAAGGCCGCAATTCCACGACCTTTGTCGCCCGCGTCACGTATGACGATGATTATTTCGACAGGCTGAGCCTGAAAAGCGATCTGGGGCTGATCGTCAAGACCACATCGATTGTCGTCAAGCGCACCGGTCGGTAA
- a CDS encoding PEP-CTERM sorting domain-containing protein (PEP-CTERM proteins occur, often in large numbers, in the proteomes of bacteria that also encode an exosortase, a predicted intramembrane cysteine proteinase. The presence of a PEP-CTERM domain at a protein's C-terminus predicts cleavage within the sorting domain, followed by covalent anchoring to some some component of the (usually Gram-negative) cell surface. Many PEP-CTERM proteins exhibit an unusual sequence composition that includes large numbers of potential glycosylation sites. Expression of one such protein has been shown restore the ability of a bacterium to form floc, a type of biofilm.), whose product MTFLKTAAIAAAVSLGAGFAANAAVIGPYSGVSTGLSVPGLGVYQSFSFSFEVAESGTYLFDIDAPDSAGSILYSINTDGSFDMETAALGSSFTYDLSADSNPSGYDYSMTVAFLSTSSAPVTVTISDVPAVPVPAALPLLAGALGLGGFVARRRKKAA is encoded by the coding sequence ATGACGTTTCTGAAAACCGCAGCTATTGCAGCTGCCGTAAGCCTTGGTGCCGGTTTTGCCGCCAATGCGGCTGTTATCGGCCCCTATAGCGGCGTGAGCACGGGGCTGTCGGTCCCCGGGCTCGGGGTCTATCAATCTTTCAGCTTCTCGTTCGAAGTGGCTGAAAGCGGCACGTATCTGTTCGATATCGATGCGCCGGATTCGGCGGGGTCGATTCTCTATAGCATCAATACCGATGGCAGCTTCGATATGGAGACGGCAGCACTCGGGTCGAGCTTTACCTATGATCTGAGCGCTGATTCCAATCCGTCAGGCTATGACTATTCGATGACCGTCGCTTTCCTGTCGACCTCTTCGGCACCGGTGACCGTGACCATCAGTGATGTGCCTGCCGTTCCGGTTCCGGCAGCGCTGCCGTTGCTGGCAGGGGCTCTGGGTCTGGGTGGTTTTGTTGCGCGCCGCCGCAAAAAAGCGGCCTGA
- a CDS encoding GtrA family protein has protein sequence MRGIGFEAVSFALVGLINTAVGYGTILLLMWGGVGPVWANAGGYVLGLVTSFVLNSRITFAARKHPQSGLRHALRFVLCVALCWLLNLALLSIGLRLWPSWLAQAVAMIGYSAAFFLLARTVVFRPPTERQERPL, from the coding sequence ATGCGCGGGATAGGCTTCGAGGCGGTAAGCTTTGCCCTTGTCGGGCTGATCAACACGGCTGTGGGCTATGGCACTATCTTGCTGTTGATGTGGGGCGGGGTCGGACCGGTCTGGGCCAATGCGGGCGGCTATGTGTTGGGGCTGGTCACCTCTTTCGTGCTGAACAGCCGGATCACTTTTGCCGCACGCAAGCACCCGCAAAGCGGTTTGCGGCATGCCTTGCGCTTCGTGCTGTGTGTGGCGTTGTGCTGGCTGCTGAATCTCGCGCTCCTTTCGATCGGTCTCCGCCTCTGGCCCTCCTGGCTGGCGCAGGCTGTTGCGATGATCGGCTACAGCGCGGCCTTTTTCCTTCTTGCGCGGACGGTCGTGTTCCGCCCGCCGACCGAACGACAGGAGCGTCCTTTATGA
- a CDS encoding DUF6798 domain-containing protein produces the protein MRLLTDPVARSGPAAFLLLWAAAVFVLVPEMWRMGWSGNEVNYFDLAWAHFHPELSGPDHAVRDASQARVASFAVIGSLINLFGFDGAKLALLALCLPALALGYSLMARAFHLSLAGATVALVLFVATPQSLFGQEWLFQGVEAKVLAYVFIFPGLAVAWSDGAATRMFPAFAAALCLALATWMHFLVGGFWMLVVLGMFALGRKGARGRRMAVFFAIYLLLTAPLVWIILSERMAGGTPDMAGLSMTLNQIYAVFRNPHHLAPFVSMGEFAHTWFPGVLMAAVIAALAFGLARQDLSQARDRRLMLLVACLNLYLVLAVCLAFLDRETQRFGMFYMFRPGSLILLLSFMAGLRWITARLSDGSGQAAPQKVRRPMLRPVLAAFLLAGAWVAPQYLMLGYNLAHQPVPDLAHSLSAEDAELVAWMRRSTPPEALFLIAPAKGDMRSDADMPRLGLERLSQRATLVNWKFVPTTPSEIIRWYRLLQLRQQVFAGDCAALGQLPTSRPVDYLVIERNGEGAARDGLQDCTRPVWSNARYRVLQTLSAEKALAAVPSGTVAR, from the coding sequence ATGAGACTTCTGACCGATCCTGTCGCGCGGTCCGGGCCTGCCGCATTTCTGCTGCTCTGGGCTGCGGCGGTGTTCGTGCTGGTGCCCGAAATGTGGCGCATGGGGTGGTCCGGCAATGAAGTCAATTACTTCGATCTTGCTTGGGCGCATTTCCACCCCGAGCTGTCCGGCCCCGATCATGCTGTGCGCGATGCCTCGCAAGCGCGGGTGGCCAGTTTTGCCGTGATCGGCAGTTTGATCAACCTGTTCGGGTTTGACGGGGCCAAACTTGCGTTGCTGGCGCTATGCCTGCCTGCTCTTGCCTTGGGCTACAGCCTGATGGCCCGTGCCTTTCATCTAAGCCTCGCGGGGGCCACGGTCGCCTTGGTGCTGTTTGTCGCCACCCCGCAATCGCTCTTCGGGCAGGAATGGCTGTTTCAGGGCGTCGAGGCCAAGGTTCTGGCCTATGTCTTCATTTTTCCGGGGCTGGCGGTGGCATGGTCGGACGGTGCCGCAACGCGCATGTTTCCGGCTTTCGCGGCGGCGCTGTGCCTCGCGCTGGCCACATGGATGCATTTCCTTGTGGGCGGGTTCTGGATGCTGGTGGTGCTGGGCATGTTCGCCTTGGGACGCAAGGGGGCCAGAGGGCGGCGCATGGCGGTGTTTTTCGCAATCTATCTGCTGCTGACGGCCCCGCTGGTCTGGATCATCCTTTCCGAGAGGATGGCCGGCGGCACACCCGATATGGCAGGGCTGTCGATGACGCTCAACCAGATCTATGCCGTTTTCCGCAATCCGCACCATCTTGCCCCCTTTGTCTCTATGGGCGAGTTCGCGCATACGTGGTTTCCGGGGGTCCTGATGGCGGCGGTGATCGCGGCTCTGGCGTTCGGCCTTGCGCGGCAGGATCTGTCGCAGGCGCGGGACCGGCGTCTGATGCTGCTTGTCGCCTGTCTGAACCTCTATCTGGTGCTGGCGGTCTGTCTGGCCTTTCTCGACCGCGAGACCCAGCGTTTCGGGATGTTCTATATGTTCCGACCGGGATCATTGATCCTGCTGCTGAGTTTCATGGCGGGGCTGCGCTGGATCACGGCGCGGCTGTCCGATGGCTCGGGGCAGGCGGCGCCCCAGAAGGTCCGCAGGCCGATGCTGCGCCCCGTTCTGGCGGCCTTCCTGCTGGCAGGGGCATGGGTGGCACCGCAATATCTGATGCTGGGTTATAATCTGGCGCATCAGCCTGTGCCCGATCTGGCCCATAGCCTGTCGGCCGAGGATGCCGAGCTGGTCGCATGGATGCGCAGATCGACGCCGCCCGAGGCGCTGTTCCTGATTGCGCCTGCCAAAGGCGACATGCGCAGCGATGCCGACATGCCGCGATTGGGGCTGGAACGGCTTAGCCAGCGGGCAACTCTGGTGAACTGGAAATTCGTGCCCACCACCCCTTCGGAGATCATTCGCTGGTATCGTCTGTTGCAGCTCCGTCAGCAGGTTTTTGCGGGCGATTGCGCCGCGCTGGGGCAGTTGCCGACCTCTCGTCCGGTGGATTACCTTGTCATCGAGCGCAACGGGGAGGGCGCAGCGCGCGACGGCCTGCAGGACTGCACCCGTCCGGTCTGGAGCAATGCCCGTTACAGGGTTTTACAGACTCTTTCTGCGGAAAAGGCGCTGGCGGCTGTGCCGTCCGGCACTGTCGCGCGATAG
- a CDS encoding glycosyltransferase family 2 protein — MTPQTELDRPQTPPPHTAPPHAAPSHIRPDAKPEDGRARAPQQDGPPATRMAVGPLLSVVVPCYNEEQSLPETLRRLLGACETVCGEDFEIILVDDGSRDMTWPMIARMARDVPQVVAIRLARNHGHQLALSAGLDLARGARIFIIDADLQDPPELLGPMMARMDQGVDVVYGRRVARRGETAFKRGTAAGFYRLLNHMVDVPIPADTGDFRLMSRRALNHLLSMPERHRFIRGMVAWIGLRQEPFDYIREERFAGQTHYPLRKMLSLAIDAITGFSVKPLRMASYLGLVAAAGAVILLAYTLISWAFFTTVSGWASVMMTMLFIGAAQLLVLGVIGEYLGRMFMEAKGRPLYIIDHVERFPAASEPLVAAERRGRLTPQGHAEWQAGAAPRPEARPEDPKATPSAEMAAGSHSA, encoded by the coding sequence ATGACGCCTCAAACCGAATTGGATCGACCGCAAACCCCACCGCCCCATACCGCGCCGCCTCATGCCGCGCCGTCCCATATCCGGCCCGACGCAAAGCCCGAGGACGGGCGCGCGCGCGCGCCGCAGCAGGACGGCCCGCCTGCGACCCGCATGGCCGTAGGGCCGTTACTATCGGTCGTGGTGCCTTGCTATAACGAGGAGCAGTCCTTGCCCGAGACCCTCAGGCGGTTGCTCGGCGCCTGCGAGACCGTGTGTGGCGAGGATTTCGAGATCATTCTGGTCGATGACGGTTCGCGAGATATGACATGGCCGATGATTGCGCGGATGGCACGGGATGTGCCGCAGGTGGTGGCCATCCGGCTGGCGCGCAATCACGGGCACCAGCTTGCGCTTTCGGCGGGGTTGGATCTGGCACGCGGCGCGCGCATTTTCATTATCGACGCGGATTTGCAGGACCCGCCAGAGCTGCTTGGCCCGATGATGGCGCGCATGGATCAGGGGGTGGATGTGGTCTATGGCCGGCGGGTTGCAAGGCGGGGGGAAACCGCCTTCAAGCGGGGCACGGCCGCGGGGTTCTATCGGTTGCTCAATCATATGGTCGATGTACCGATCCCTGCCGATACCGGCGATTTCCGTCTGATGAGCCGCCGTGCGCTAAACCATCTGCTGTCGATGCCCGAACGTCACCGCTTTATTCGCGGGATGGTCGCGTGGATCGGGCTGCGACAGGAGCCGTTCGATTATATCCGCGAGGAGCGTTTTGCCGGTCAGACCCATTATCCTTTGCGCAAGATGCTATCTCTGGCGATTGATGCCATCACGGGATTTTCGGTGAAACCGCTTCGCATGGCCTCCTATCTGGGGCTTGTTGCGGCTGCAGGGGCGGTTATTTTGCTGGCCTATACCCTGATTTCATGGGCCTTTTTCACAACGGTCTCCGGCTGGGCATCGGTGATGATGACCATGCTCTTTATCGGGGCCGCACAGCTGCTGGTGCTGGGGGTCATCGGTGAATATCTGGGCCGGATGTTCATGGAGGCCAAGGGCCGCCCGCTTTATATCATTGACCATGTCGAGCGTTTCCCTGCCGCATCAGAGCCCTTGGTTGCGGCCGAACGGCGCGGGAGGCTGACACCGCAGGGCCACGCCGAATGGCAGGCTGGCGCGGCTCCGAGGCCCGAGGCGCGTCCCGAGGACCCCAAGGCGACGCCGTCTGCGGAGATGGCGGCGGGGTCGCATTCCGCCTGA
- a CDS encoding acyltransferase — MPTPMPLSPPRRNTSIDALRLVAALGVIALHAGRYPEWPALAGDLWTSAFRWAVPFFLALSGYYLADSERRFAKITLPRITRICVIFALVWVLYLPVQVWRGGIGSIDIETLIRGSYFHMWFLSAMVMGFLANAAFAEVKAFRLAIALSLLILFANIAAGYINLLRPGRFGDTVVTLRQLTGLPCLMAGVALHRLTHWQGRHFLAILALGMASCLAEVLVCHRLGLRAMDLQWGLHVPLITLGLLGTALRWPDLAPRWMARWGLRDSLTLYLLHPLALLLVAALWTGHPVKWLPPDLPGLLLWASASVITVLAAAIIAKLPLLNAFMNGDLSRLLAPTKRTATDAHRAEHGRRNSPP; from the coding sequence ATGCCTACGCCAATGCCCCTGTCCCCGCCCCGCCGGAATACCTCGATTGATGCGCTCCGTCTGGTCGCGGCCTTGGGAGTGATCGCGCTGCATGCGGGCCGCTATCCCGAATGGCCCGCGCTGGCCGGAGACCTCTGGACATCGGCCTTTCGCTGGGCCGTGCCGTTCTTTCTGGCGCTCAGCGGCTATTATCTGGCCGATAGCGAACGGCGTTTTGCCAAGATCACCCTGCCCCGCATCACACGGATCTGCGTGATTTTCGCGCTGGTCTGGGTGCTGTACCTGCCTGTTCAGGTCTGGCGCGGCGGGATCGGGTCGATTGACATCGAAACCCTGATCCGTGGCAGCTATTTCCACATGTGGTTCCTGTCGGCAATGGTCATGGGGTTTCTGGCCAATGCCGCTTTCGCCGAGGTCAAAGCCTTCCGGCTGGCCATCGCCTTGAGCCTCCTCATCCTTTTCGCCAATATCGCGGCAGGCTATATCAACCTGCTGCGACCGGGACGTTTCGGGGACACGGTCGTGACCCTGCGCCAGCTTACGGGCTTGCCCTGCCTGATGGCAGGGGTCGCGCTGCATCGGCTAACACATTGGCAGGGGCGCCATTTTCTGGCGATCCTTGCGCTTGGCATGGCAAGCTGTCTGGCCGAGGTGCTGGTGTGCCACCGGCTAGGACTGCGCGCGATGGATCTGCAATGGGGCCTGCATGTGCCCCTGATCACCTTGGGCCTTCTGGGCACCGCGCTGCGCTGGCCTGATCTGGCCCCGCGATGGATGGCCCGCTGGGGGCTGCGCGACAGTCTGACCCTCTACCTGCTGCATCCGCTGGCGCTACTGCTGGTTGCCGCGCTCTGGACGGGGCATCCGGTCAAATGGCTGCCGCCGGACTTGCCCGGCCTGCTGCTCTGGGCAAGCGCCTCCGTGATCACCGTTCTGGCGGCAGCGATCATCGCCAAGCTGCCCCTGCTGAACGCCTTTATGAATGGCGATCTCTCGCGGTTGCTGGCCCCGACAAAGCGCACCGCGACAGATGCGCACCGCGCCGAACACGGCCGGAGGAACAGCCCGCCCTAA
- a CDS encoding WecB/TagA/CpsF family glycosyltransferase — protein MTDLITSSAPADADFLSVRFDLCSQQEWRDLLFRPAGERFDYVVTPNVDHIVRLAREPEIRPVYDAARWHICDSRILQKLARRRGLDLQVYPGSDMVADLLHDRAAKRLRIQAIGPSAEDFAKLTALYPDLDLVRVEAPFMRQGSPEWRATLEAVEAVPADIYLFCLSFPKQEFFAADLKARGIARGTGFCVGASLDFLTGHQTRAPQWMRQAGLEWAHRLLSNPRRLWKRYLIDAPKIFALYMADKRR, from the coding sequence ATGACCGATCTGATTACCTCCTCTGCGCCGGCAGATGCCGATTTCCTGTCTGTGCGTTTCGACCTCTGTTCGCAGCAGGAATGGCGCGACCTCCTTTTCCGCCCCGCAGGCGAGCGGTTCGATTATGTGGTGACGCCCAATGTCGATCATATCGTGCGCCTCGCCCGAGAGCCGGAGATCCGGCCGGTTTATGATGCGGCGCGCTGGCATATCTGCGACAGCCGTATCCTGCAGAAACTGGCGCGGCGGCGGGGGCTTGATCTGCAGGTCTATCCCGGATCGGATATGGTCGCGGACCTGCTGCATGATCGGGCGGCCAAGCGGCTGCGGATTCAGGCCATCGGGCCATCTGCGGAAGATTTCGCCAAACTGACGGCGCTTTATCCTGATCTGGATCTGGTGCGCGTCGAGGCGCCTTTCATGCGGCAGGGTAGCCCCGAATGGCGCGCGACGCTGGAAGCCGTAGAGGCGGTTCCGGCTGATATCTATCTGTTCTGCCTGTCTTTCCCGAAACAGGAGTTTTTCGCCGCGGATCTGAAGGCGCGCGGCATTGCCCGTGGGACAGGGTTCTGCGTCGGGGCCAGTCTCGATTTCCTGACCGGCCATCAGACCCGCGCACCGCAATGGATGCGTCAGGCGGGTCTGGAATGGGCGCACCGTCTGCTCAGCAATCCCCGCAGATTGTGGAAACGCTATCTGATCGATGCGCCGAAGATCTTCGCGCTTTACATGGCGGATAAGCGGCGCTGA
- a CDS encoding sulfotransferase, with protein sequence MAKTKDIVFVYGALRSGTTVFRLMLDHHPMIANPGELDFLFDFLWPDPSHPTQWRYDIDKMRLDWIFQAYGLIVPADKDGLDLLENFLYQIDARYGSKPVMTINIHRNVDKVRAIFPEVKLIHMLRDPRDVARSSIGMGWSCNIYYGVDHWIKTEAAWDKAGIAPDDPNTLQLTYENLFRDIDSQLHRVCDFLDVPWDEEMLSYHKNSTYDPPDPKLIEQWRHKCSAEDIALLEGKARALLVARGYVPAGEGHVPGSAEKLALFLRQRMFQWRGGIEKLGAGLFFGEKLTRHLKLHRQHRALVHQINLIKQKSVR encoded by the coding sequence ATGGCGAAGACGAAAGATATCGTTTTTGTTTACGGTGCCTTACGCTCGGGAACGACGGTCTTCCGGTTAATGCTGGACCACCACCCGATGATCGCCAACCCGGGCGAACTGGATTTCCTGTTCGACTTTCTCTGGCCCGACCCCTCGCATCCGACCCAATGGCGCTATGACATCGACAAGATGCGCCTCGACTGGATCTTTCAGGCCTACGGGCTGATTGTGCCTGCCGATAAAGACGGTTTGGACCTGCTGGAGAATTTCCTCTACCAGATCGATGCGCGGTACGGCTCGAAGCCGGTCATGACCATCAACATCCATCGCAATGTCGATAAGGTCCGCGCCATTTTCCCCGAGGTGAAGCTGATCCACATGCTGCGCGATCCGCGTGATGTGGCACGCTCTTCCATCGGTATGGGGTGGTCGTGCAATATCTATTACGGGGTGGATCACTGGATCAAAACCGAAGCGGCCTGGGACAAGGCGGGCATTGCCCCCGATGATCCCAACACCTTGCAACTCACCTATGAAAACCTGTTCCGCGACATTGACAGCCAGCTCCATCGCGTCTGCGATTTCCTTGATGTGCCGTGGGACGAGGAGATGCTCTCCTATCACAAGAACAGCACCTATGACCCGCCCGATCCCAAGCTGATCGAACAATGGCGTCATAAATGTTCGGCAGAGGATATCGCCTTGCTTGAAGGCAAAGCCCGCGCCTTGCTGGTTGCGCGCGGCTATGTGCCTGCCGGAGAAGGGCATGTGCCAGGCTCTGCCGAGAAGCTGGCGCTTTTCCTGCGCCAGCGCATGTTCCAATGGCGCGGCGGGATCGAGAAGCTGGGCGCGGGCCTGTTCTTCGGTGAAAAACTGACGCGGCATCTCAAGCTTCACCGGCAACACCGCGCCCTTGTCCACCAGATCAACCTGATCAAGCAAAAAAGCGTGCGCTGA
- the xrtD gene encoding VPLPA-CTERM-specific exosortase XrtD, translating to MTDYLAGTDASSSRISPLGLIWFGLATIAAVVYFHEGFDALLTAWATPEYSHGPLIPLLSAFMFFQELKSEPIYRGPVNRWPGLAVLLFAVALGALGKFSQIDDVVAYAIILWVGSMLLISFGWTQGKHFWVPVLHLIYMLPLPGVLYYKLSTFLQSISSELGVALLGLLQVPVFLEGNIIDLGVLKLHVAEACSGLRYLFPIMSFSYVFAVLYRGPMWHKAVLLISAAPITVVMNSVRIAIAGWLVQYLGESHLEGFSHFFEGWVIFMSSVVILFGLAWTMLKLQRSKMSLPEALDLDFTGLWPQAKRLGLIEPSKGLIAATLILGISAIGWEIRPAPAPIQIDRDPFALFPRHLQDWQSRPMARLDTAVEQSLGANDYYGASFTRPGSTTPVEFFSAYYNDQTKGGTHSPEICLPSSGWEIAKLDRVNIAPEVGLKQPFRINRAIIQKGEAQMMVYYWFESHGRHIAWDMEAKLILLWDGFTIRRTDGALVRLTTPINEGESQAHAEERLKEMFLEVNSVLPRFVPQ from the coding sequence ATGACAGACTATCTGGCCGGGACCGATGCCAGTTCATCGCGCATCTCCCCACTGGGCCTGATCTGGTTCGGATTGGCGACGATTGCCGCCGTGGTCTATTTCCACGAAGGTTTCGACGCCCTGCTGACGGCATGGGCCACACCAGAATACAGCCACGGCCCGCTAATCCCGCTGCTGTCTGCCTTTATGTTCTTTCAGGAGCTGAAATCCGAACCGATCTATCGCGGCCCCGTCAATCGCTGGCCCGGCCTTGCCGTTCTGCTCTTTGCGGTGGCACTGGGGGCGCTGGGGAAATTCTCGCAGATCGATGATGTGGTCGCCTATGCGATCATCCTCTGGGTCGGCTCGATGCTGCTGATCAGCTTCGGCTGGACGCAGGGCAAACATTTCTGGGTGCCCGTTCTGCACCTGATCTATATGCTGCCCCTGCCCGGCGTGCTGTATTACAAACTGTCGACCTTTTTGCAGAGCATCTCCTCGGAACTGGGCGTGGCGCTTCTGGGGCTGCTGCAGGTGCCGGTCTTCCTTGAAGGCAACATCATCGATCTGGGCGTTCTGAAACTGCATGTGGCCGAAGCCTGTTCGGGGCTGCGCTATTTGTTCCCGATCATGTCCTTCTCCTATGTCTTCGCCGTGCTCTATCGCGGCCCGATGTGGCACAAGGCCGTGCTGCTGATCTCGGCAGCCCCGATCACCGTCGTGATGAATTCGGTGCGAATCGCGATTGCCGGCTGGCTGGTGCAATATCTTGGCGAGAGCCATCTGGAAGGGTTCTCGCATTTCTTCGAGGGCTGGGTCATCTTCATGTCCTCGGTTGTCATCCTGTTCGGGCTGGCATGGACCATGCTGAAGCTGCAACGCTCCAAGATGAGCCTGCCCGAGGCGCTGGATCTCGACTTCACGGGGCTCTGGCCGCAGGCCAAACGCCTTGGTCTGATCGAGCCGTCCAAGGGGCTGATCGCGGCCACGCTTATTCTGGGCATTTCGGCGATTGGCTGGGAAATCCGTCCGGCTCCGGCCCCGATCCAGATCGACCGCGACCCTTTCGCGCTGTTCCCGCGCCATCTGCAGGACTGGCAGTCGCGCCCGATGGCCCGTCTGGATACCGCGGTCGAACAGTCCTTGGGGGCCAATGATTATTACGGCGCAAGCTTCACCCGCCCCGGCAGCACGACCCCTGTCGAATTCTTCTCGGCCTATTATAACGACCAGACGAAGGGCGGCACCCACTCGCCAGAAATCTGCCTGCCCAGTTCGGGATGGGAGATCGCCAAGCTTGACCGCGTGAATATCGCCCCCGAGGTCGGGCTGAAGCAGCCCTTCCGTATCAACCGCGCGATCATCCAGAAGGGCGAAGCGCAGATGATGGTCTATTACTGGTTCGAAAGTCATGGCCGCCATATCGCATGGGATATGGAAGCCAAGCTGATCCTGCTCTGGGACGGCTTCACCATCCGCCGCACGGACGGGGCGCTCGTGCGCCTGACCACCCCCATCAACGAGGGCGAAAGCCAAGCCCATGCCGAGGAACGGCTGAAAGAGATGTTCCTTGAAGTCAACTCTGTCCTGCCGCGCTTCGTGCCGCAGTGA
- a CDS encoding glycosyltransferase family 4 protein produces MSDASLSSPIETLAPPAKGRDVKTAIEAPQKTLYARSEAGVTRRVGVFAPNYGLEHVTYGIDLPDTKFSGVYGGTARRLLKGSYWDYSPWVFAPGTDLVHTFNHIPCNGDFVVSYELELPRTLGQWSDAQLKRSLDRLSSDRCRGILPLSEAAKAYATRRFEDWGYGHLVDKLTLFRGCVRTPDPLPVAPEKREGPIRLLFIGGDGLRKGLWAAVTAAERLHAQGMEIELTVIGKVTERSYVVGGQRIAGEELSRRLADAPFITHYQTLPNARIWSHLRHSDALLFPTVDESLGWVTIEAALCGVPSIVGGTFAQPELVRHGETGWILPMEADRDGRWIHLAGPQAMEAWPDLMESFAQGIVKAVTEIAQDRGRAVEMGKRAQSYLQAYTHPQAAATLDAIYSQACR; encoded by the coding sequence ATGTCTGATGCATCCCTTTCTTCCCCTATTGAAACGCTTGCCCCACCCGCCAAAGGCAGAGATGTCAAAACGGCCATCGAAGCCCCGCAGAAAACGCTCTATGCCCGGTCCGAAGCGGGAGTGACGCGCCGTGTCGGTGTCTTTGCACCGAATTACGGTCTGGAGCATGTCACCTATGGGATTGACCTGCCCGACACCAAGTTTTCGGGCGTCTATGGGGGGACGGCCCGCCGGTTGCTGAAAGGCAGCTATTGGGATTATTCGCCGTGGGTCTTCGCACCGGGCACGGATCTGGTGCATACCTTCAATCATATCCCCTGCAATGGCGACTTTGTGGTCAGCTACGAACTGGAACTGCCGCGCACTTTGGGGCAGTGGAGCGATGCGCAGCTCAAGCGTTCGCTGGATCGTCTTTCAAGCGACCGCTGCCGTGGCATCCTGCCGCTGAGCGAGGCGGCAAAGGCCTATGCCACGCGCCGTTTCGAAGACTGGGGGTATGGCCATCTGGTGGACAAGCTGACGCTGTTCCGTGGCTGTGTGCGCACGCCCGATCCACTGCCGGTCGCGCCGGAAAAACGTGAGGGGCCGATCAGGCTTTTGTTTATTGGCGGTGACGGGCTGCGCAAGGGGCTTTGGGCGGCGGTGACCGCGGCAGAGCGGCTGCATGCGCAAGGCATGGAGATCGAGCTGACCGTGATCGGGAAGGTGACCGAGCGGAGCTATGTCGTCGGAGGCCAGCGGATTGCAGGAGAGGAACTGTCGCGCCGTTTGGCCGACGCACCCTTCATCACGCATTATCAGACCCTTCCCAATGCGCGGATCTGGTCGCATTTGCGTCACTCCGATGCGCTTCTGTTCCCTACGGTCGATGAATCCTTGGGCTGGGTGACCATCGAGGCCGCGCTATGTGGCGTGCCGTCGATTGTTGGTGGGACGTTCGCCCAGCCCGAACTGGTCCGGCATGGCGAAACGGGGTGGATCCTGCCGATGGAGGCGGATCGCGACGGACGCTGGATCCATCTTGCCGGTCCGCAGGCGATGGAGGCGTGGCCTGATCTTATGGAGAGTTTCGCGCAGGGGATCGTGAAGGCCGTCACCGAGATTGCACAAGATCGCGGACGGGCCGTCGAGATGGGCAAGCGCGCCCAGAGCTATCTGCAAGCCTATACCCATCCGCAGGCCGCGGCGACGCTGGATGCGATCTATTCCCAAGCCTGCCGGTGA